A window of the candidate division KSB1 bacterium genome harbors these coding sequences:
- a CDS encoding cytochrome b: protein MLHNSSTHYGTIARLLHWGMAALIILSLVVVELHEFFPKGSGPRAAMMTVHFQIGVTVLLLIWVRLAVIFTGKVPPIVPAPPLWQHIVAKLAHLALYLAMIALPILGIVMQQADDKAVALLGMQLPGFVGVDKDFSKVLKEVHETLGNIMIVLIVAHVAAAIWHHRVQKDNTLLRMLPPRANS, encoded by the coding sequence ATGTTGCACAATTCATCCACGCACTACGGCACCATCGCCCGCCTGCTGCACTGGGGCATGGCCGCGCTGATTATTCTGAGCCTTGTCGTTGTGGAGTTGCACGAATTCTTCCCCAAAGGGAGCGGCCCGCGCGCCGCCATGATGACAGTGCATTTTCAGATCGGTGTAACCGTGCTGCTGCTGATCTGGGTGCGCCTGGCCGTGATATTTACCGGCAAGGTGCCGCCGATTGTCCCTGCGCCGCCGCTCTGGCAGCATATCGTGGCCAAGCTCGCGCATCTGGCGCTGTACCTCGCCATGATCGCGCTTCCCATCCTCGGTATCGTCATGCAGCAGGCGGACGACAAAGCCGTCGCGCTGCTCGGTATGCAACTGCCGGGATTTGTTGGGGTGGATAAGGATTTTTCCAAAGTGCTCAAGGAAGTGCATGAAACATTGGGCAACATCATGATTGTCCTGATCGTCGCGCACGTTGCGGCGGCAATCTGGCACCACCGGGTGCAGAAAGATAACACCCTGTTGCGCATGTTGCCGCCACGGGCAAATTCTTAA